The window gggtaaaacaagattggataatttttctcattttagctacgtgaaaattggtaacaaatctattccaaccataacttaatcaacttgtattgtatattatgtaatcttgagataccatagacacgtatacaatgtttcgacctatcatgtcgacacatctatatatatttcggaacaaccatagacactctatatgtgaatgttggagttagctatacagggttgaggttgattccaaaatatatatagtttgagttgtgatcaatactgagatacgtatacactgggttatggattgattcaagataatatttatcgatttatttctgtacatctaactgtggacaactagttgtaggttactaacgaggacagctgacttaataaacttaaaacatcaaaatatattaaaagtgttgtaaatatattttgaacatactttaatatatatgtatatattgttataggttcgtgaatcaacagtggccaagtcttacttctcgacgaagtaaaaatctgtgaaagtgagttatagtcccacttttaaaatctaatatttttgggatgagaatacatgcaggttttataaatgatttacaaaatagacacaagtacgtgaaactacattctatggttgaattatcgaaatcgaatatgcccctttttattaagtctggtaatctaagaattagggaacagacaccctaattgacgcgaatcctaaacatagatctattgggcctaacaaaccccatccaaagtaccggatgctttagtacttcgaaatttatatcatatccgaagggtgtcccggaatgatggggatattcttatatatgcatcttgttaatgtcggttaccatgtgttcaccatatgaatgatttttatctctatgtatgggatgtgtattgaaatatgaaatcttgtggtctattgttacgatttgatatatataggttaaacctataactcaccaacatttttgttgacgttttaagcatgtttattctcaggtgattattaagagcttccgctgtcacatacttaaataaggacgagatttggagtccatgcttgtatgatattgtgtaaaaactgcatttaagaaacttattttgttgtaacatatttgtattgtaaaccattatgtaatggtcgtgtgtaaacaggatattttagattatcattatttgataatctacgtaaagctttttaaacctttattgatgaaataaaggttatggtttgttttaaaatgaatgcagtctttgaaaaaggtctcatatagaggtcaaaacctcgcaacgaaatcaattaatatggaacgtttttaatcaataagaacgggacatttcatttacttggtaacctaagaattagtaaaccagtctactaattgacgcgaatcctaaagatagatctattgggcacaacaaaccccatccgttgtagcgaatgctttagtacttcgagtttttatatcatgtccgatggatgtcccggaatgatggggatattcttatatgcatcttgttaatgtcggttaccaggtgttcaccatatgaatgatttttatctctatgtatgggatgtatattgaaatatgaaatcttgtggtctattattatgatttgataatatataggttaaacctataactcaccaacatttttgttgacgttttaagcatgtttattctcaggtgattattaagagcttccgctgttgcatactaaaataaggacaagatttgggtccatgcttgtatgatattatgtaaaaattgcattcaagaaacttatttttgatgtaatatattcttattgtaaaccattatgtaatggtcgtgtgtaaacggtatattttagattatcattatttgataatctacgtaatgctttttaaacctttatcgataaaataaaggttatggttgttttaaaaatgattgcagtctttgaaaaatggctcatatagaggtcaaaacctcacgacgaaatcaattaatatggaacgtttataatcaatatgaacgggacatttcagcaggtTTAGAAGATTGTTGTCCAGACTGATTCTCTTTGGGCTAAATGGGTCAATTTGGTTAAGCTTAAAGGCAAAACCATTTGGGAGGTTCAAACTAAAGCTAATGATAGCTGGGGCTGGTCACAatttgtgacaacccgtaaatttccggcaaaatttaaacaaaaatatttatatgatttcatttaacctcgactaattctgacgattcacgaacaattatttgtaaataattacgcattaatttaatatattaatattattattattaatatcctttttaaacaagatatcaataattaatatctttattatcagtattgttattatgaattaaaaaaaatattgacaaatattcttggaaaagtagtaaatcaatttatttattttaaaaaaatatatatataaaaaaaatcttaaaataaatgattttttttaataaaataaataaataaataaataaattactttttaaaaattataatggaaaactacttttattattttattttgtgcattatcccatgacctaacatttaatacttttgaattttaaaattccattaaaaattaaaatatttctttttctcttaattattttattctttttacctaatttttttcaagtataaatacccctcatttctcattcaaactcacaccaaaatttctctcattctctctttgaagaattactactagtaagtattcttttcttactttttactttttatttttactttttactatttacttcagtttattattttttttaccgaaacatgtaaataatgttataaattatatgcaattaaaataaaaataaataacatgttataattagtaatatatgttactaaaaattataaaagtatttttatgaattaatatataggagttataattaaaatcgaattaatgaatatatatgtatatacgcacctaacatgaaggttataattaaagatagcgtacaaagactacaaacatcaccgctacttgtggcctagggtgatccttgttaccattatgggacgcttgtggatctcgaatgccaagacttagattctggtcaagagatcctgggccgctcggtaacaatagatcattcgagtgacttgcatgttagcgacgaagtttgggcgagattgtacaacatctttgttaagaattataacccgaacattcttaaactagaagcttactataagtggaagtttttcataaatagtaggtttccaaaaatagaaacttttgagaaatagaaacttttctcgaaaaccgtcactgtcaatatagttgctatattaataaacatactttatgtcaagttagacattaactaatcaaacgttatacctcaaggttgatatccagatcacttacttgctttactttccttcttgcgtgtaatacttcaactgctatttaatgtgagttcatctgctccctttttatatatttttgggctgagaatacatgcgcaacttttacaactgttttacacgtatcaactattaaactgtgatatgttgggctatgaccagcaagtccccaaccgacaagtataaacgataacttgtacggggcaaacttgaaagtctagtctaaatatcagtaccaactattaaactgtgatatgttgggctatgaccagcaagtccccaaccgacaagtataaacgataacttgtacgaggtaaacttgaaagtctagtctaaatatcagtaccaactgttaaactatgctatactcggctatgtccgactaagtccctacagtgatatttttaattgctgcggcattcttaattattggggataggcctatcgggagtaacgtccccgatacatttgactaagtctttgtattacttgataatgaaattaaacgacaaggacagaacaacttgtcacggggcaaacaacgtttagtctaaatatcacgcactggcataactttttgatcctgcgggagatcaacttgactggatctgagtgatctacttatgaaaacaaatcttgtggtctaacactattactgaaatcattatttatgacaaacctatgaactcactcaacctcgtgttgactttttaagcatgtttattcttaggtacttaaatattgcttccgctgtatatctactgctttgatgatgattgcttgcttgctatgcttggagtcttcattacatatcataataattaaagacatatttatcttccgctgcgaaactcaacaaaacgtctcatgtagagtcgttctcgtttatacaactgtgatttgatataattagacacaaataccccatgccctatttgggggtgtcacacaATTTCTCCTAATTAAAGATAACATAAAGGAGATAATTTCCTATGATAGTGATAGTGGAGAGGTTTTATGGGTGACTAATGATCTAACGAAAATCAAGTACAGTACTAAGCAAGTTTGGGAGGATACTAGATGTAATGATGACAAAGTCAAATGGGCTAAACTTATATGGTTCAAACAATGCATCCCTAAACATGCTTTCCTTATGTGGCTTGTTACACAGAGAAGACTAAACACACAAGATAGACTGCAGCAGTGGTACCCATATAATAGATACAGTTGCCCTTTGTGTAATAAAGGTGAGGACTCACATGAACATCTCTTTTTCAGTGCAACATTTCTAAAGAGATTTGGCTGGAAATTAAAAAGATTATGGCCAATAAAGGTTTGAAAGATGCTATCCCTAGCATTATAGAAGAGATGGTAAAATTCTCTAGTTCAAAGAGTATTATGATTGTGCTTGACAGGTTAATTTTAGCTTCTGCAGTCTACTTCATCTGGCAAGAAAGAAACAAAAGATTGTTTCAACAAAAAAGGAGAAAAGTAGAAGATATTATTAAGGCGATTAAAGAGCATGTAAGATGGAAATTGATGAGCCTTAAAGTTAAGAAAAATGCAGCTGTTGTTAGGGTTGCTAATATGTGGAATTTGATATGGAGGAATTTTTACCTTCACGGGGTTTGCATCTGATGAAATTGGGAGAAAGAATGGTTCAATTGAGGTGGGTATTGCAATGGATAAGGAAAGGGTATGGTAGAAGAAGCAATTGGTCGCTACTGCATTCGATTCATCTGAGGAATCTTATAGGGATAGGATTCTTGTATTTGTGTTCTTTTGTTTTGGGGGTGAAGGGTATATCCTGCACCGTGTATGAGATGTTATGTTTTTATTAATAAAACttcatttttttttgtaaaaaaaaaaaagttatttttGAGAAACGATCTAAGGGGTTATATTTTCAATTTGGTTGTAGATAAACTGGAAAGTAAAAGAAGAGGAGTGATAATATGACGAATTTATCTTCATGTGCAAGGCACGTGATTTAATTCAATGTAATAATTAAACCCCGTAACTTAAATGGATCACCAACATAATTTGTGCAAATCATAGTGACCAACCACgtcaaaataaatacaaaaaccatCCTTGTAATATAGGGTAAACCATAAGGACCATCCGCgtaatatttaatttttttcccaACTTTTATATTCCAACTCGTATGAATTACTTTTTTCGTTCAATAGAAGCCTAATAACTGGCATTTTTAGTTACAGTGCCTAAAATTCTAGTTATCTTTGTTCAAATTATGATTGTCGCCAATACAACTTTATGAATAAATTGGTGGCCCGATACAATCGTTAATTCTTATCTAGAATAAAGTAAAATGCATAGGGTTTGAAAGGCACTCAATGATGTAAGTAACGGATTCAAATACTTAATATGAAGGATCAACATATGTAATCGATTGATTAGCGGTATGTTTACTGGAAAGTTCGAAAGATTTTTCAAATTTTACCGAAatatatgattttatgtgtatcTAATCTTGATCTAGAAACGTGAACGTTATAGCATAAAGTTAAAAGTCAAAATACTCGGCAGATCGGAAGTTGTGATTGATTAATTGGCGGTAGAAATTCGATAAATTTCGAAAGGTATTTTGTATTATATTTGTCTTTACTTCTAGTGTGTTTTCTTAACAACTATAAAGTTAACTTTTTTGGTATTCCTGTGAATTCGATTCGTTTTGCCAACTGACTAATTGCACAGTGACTACTTGCTTTGCAAGCAATTCAAAGTCATTCGGGTCATGGAGATTAAATTTTCAGTTAGATATTTAAATAATGTATGTGTTTAGTCACAATCTGAGTTtgctatttgtatatatttaaatcgTGGTGCTTAATTAATATTTGACAAGTAGATCAATTATATATTTCTGATATTTCATGGACATTGATCATTTTACAAGATATAAGCGAACGGCTACCACGAAGATTCGAGACTTAGCCGAACGTTAGTGAAGCTAAATTCTCATAACGAGACGCTTCGATCTTCTGCCTAGTTCCTTTTTTCATAGTCAAATATGTTGATACGCTTTGAAGTGTAAAGCATTATAAGATGGTATAAGTCTGGGGGATTAATTGTAAAAGAATGAAGCCTAAGGGTTTAAGTGTAACATTCAATATAATTCTTATACGGAGTATTAGAAAAGATGAAATCAGTTTCTTAATTTTCCCTTTCTTATTCTCCGTCTTCTTCTTTTCTGTTCTTGTTCAGTTTCTTAATATTccccttattattaatataattctctaataataataatattaaattaaatattatggGTCGAGTATATGTAATCTTCGTATTGTTTTTTGATTTTTAGAATTGAGCACGTTCTGTGGATAATTCAGTAAATCGATCGAGTCTCTGATTAACTTTGTATTGTTAATCAATCAGTAATTTAGAGCTCGGTTGACGTAATCAATGGCGGATTCTGATAACGAATCCGGCGGTGGTCACAACGGCGATCACTCACTCCGGGAACAAGACAGGTTTCTTCCGATAGCAAACGTAAGCCGAATCATGAAAAAAGCGCTACCAGCGAACGCAAAGATCTCAAAAGACGCAAAGGAAACAGTACAAGAGTGTGTATCTGAGTTCATTAGTTTCATCACCGGCGAAGCTTCCGATAAGTGTCAGCGAGAGAAACGGAAAACGATCAACGGCGATGACTTGCTATGGGCGATGACGACGTTAGGGTTTGAAGATTACGTTGAGCCGTTAAAAGTTTACTTACAGAGGTTTAGAGATATGGAAGGCGAGAAAACCGCGCTCGCCGGCGCCGGAAGACAAGGCGGTGAGAGAGAAACCGCCGGTGGAAGTGGGAATGGCAGTGTTGTAAATATGGGGAATAATaatggaggtggtggtggtggtgggatgTATGGGAGTATGACGGGGCATCAATCACATCATAATCATCAAGGAGGACACGTGTACGGGTCGGGTGGTTATTATCAGATGGGTCAAAACCCGAATGGGAAAATGGATTCGGTTTATCCGGGATCTGGTTCATTTAATGGAAGGCCGAGATAGGTTACATTGTTGGGTTTCCTTTATATATGTTTGTAAAATTCAGAAACCGTGTAATATTGTTTCATACCTAAATTACAGATTTAGGTTGTTAAAGACTTGAAGATAAATAAAAGGAATTTAGGTAttttcatgtattattattaagttttttTTAACAATAGACGTAAAGGTTGTTATTAACGTTTAACGTGTTTTAAAGAACTTGTAGTGTTACTTTAAAGTCAATATGTAGCGAATATGTAGTGGCTATGTACAAGACTTTTAAGTACGTTAAGTCGTTAACGATGTAGGATTGTCGTTAAAAAATTCTTGTTCTTATTTTTGTTGTTAAACAAGTTTCTATATAGGTATGGTTTATTTTGTTTAGGGTAATGATACGTGCACAAttcatttttgttatgtacacaatcaTCATGTTTTACAGTATTGTACAGTACAGCACTGTAaagtatgatggttgtgtacataacaaaaatgagttgtgtacatatcactccccttTTGCTTACTTGTAGGAGCCAAAACATATGTTTCTACATAAATATAGTACTTGTATTCTAGCACTAACGTATTGGATCCCATCAGAATTTTGAAGTTAAATGTGCTTGAGCAAAAGTAGTACTAGGATGGTTGATTCTTTGAGAAGTCTTCGTGTTACACCCACAAGATAATCTAATGTTGGGGTCTCGAGTTAATTAAATGTCCAGGCGAATATTTTGTGGTGGAAAGAAATGTTAGAAACAGCCAGAGAGTAATCCTGCTAgactgcgtacatcagagtatgaggtcggattactcgccGTCTCGGGTAGCATGAATAGGGAAAAAGCTTCTACATATAGCATTTGTATAGTATGAGATTTTTTTGCGCTAAGATATCGAAAACTCATATAGACATGGAGACGTTTTAAAAAAGAAAACGTCAACAACCGAGAGATGCAAAAATAACGTCAACAACTAGAAGCGAACCTTCAaccattgttttttttttttttttttggtgggggggggggggggggggggggggtagggGCAACATGAAATAGTATACTGAGAATACGAAATGATTTTAgtgaataatattaatttttaatatgtgAGTGATATCCCCGAGAGGAAATGGCCTCTCCAGACCGACGACTCTTAATTCATGTAACAATAAAAATGAAATTTGTAGTACTTTGAATTACGAGCGTTTAAGTTTTCAAATCAACTAAATCCAAGTCCATTCGTGGGATATATAATCAAAACGGTGTCAACTCGCAAACTCTGCAAGCCTTCATTATTTTAGTCGTATATCAATTGTCAATTATACACACTCCGTTTTATTTCATTGAAAAGCTCAACGTCCGTAATTTAAAGAACTACAATCTCACAAGCTACTAAATTGTTTGGAGGGGTCCTATCCTAAAAAAACACTCCGCCCTTGTCAACAACCGAAAACTCATGTGACATGTGCGATGTTGTGGTAAGGCGTAGTCTCTTTAATTATGATATATGAAGTAGTCTTTCTATTATCTAAAGAAGAGGGTTTGACTTTCTTTTTTTGCAAGGATAAAAAACGAGCGTGAAGCAATAGCCGGCTACATTTTACCTTTATTATACTATATGTATGTTTTTATTCTTTTTGCCAgaaatacatatattatatattatattatatataaattaaatagatTCAAAGATTGAGCAGTGTTGCAGGCTTTCTAACGGAATCTGTAAATTACAAGGCGCGTTCAAACAGAACCACAATTAAGTAAATGACCACATATTACAACAAATTGTGACCTATATAATAGTGTACGTACAACATCGGATAAAAACAACACTTCGATACACAGAACTAAATCTTCAAACGTAACAATCTGCCAGAAAACTACACCAAAAAAGCTTTCAATCCCAAGTCGTAGTCAGCAAAGAAGACCACGCTCCACGAACCCCCAGAGAGCCACCCCCAACCCAGCACCGAAAACCATAAAAAAAACCGCCCGCCAGGAAACTCAAAAACACCCGCCTCGAGACCGCAACCAGAGAACCGAGAAAATCACATGTCAGCCAGTAACACCAAAGAAACCTAGAACGATCCACTTGGAACCCTAGCCTGTTGAAGCCCAATCTATGGAAGAAGGATAAACAACTGAGAGAAAACCCCGACAAACTAATTTATTGGCGCTCAACAACAATACCGAACTCCGCGACAAGAAAGATGGAACTAGCGGTAAAGTGACAAACTTTACACACATGATATAGCAAATGGATGTGTGTTTTTCCTTttcaaatattattgttaaaaGGGTTAGACTATAGTGATAGTGATTAATGAGAAAGATTGGGTTACTATTGGCACAAAATAGCCAtaacattaatataatttgattagaATGTGCATGATAAAGTAATGTTGAAAATGATTCTTTTGAAAAGAAATATTTCCAAAAATAAGAGTTGTCACCCATTGAGGTTGGATAGAACATTTGGCCTCAACCATTAGACGAAACACCTGTAGATTCCACACAAAAACAACCCAATAAAGTCTTAGTGCTCAAAAAAGCTCACCTTTCATGTCAAGATTCAAACCTTGGTCAAACTGTAAGAATTAAGTCCTGCATTTTTCAGACTACCACAACTAACGATAGAATCGAACGAACAGACAAACAAACAAACACCACTTTAAAAAAGAACCACCCATACTTTTAAGTCGTACCAATTGTCGTGCCAATTTCACCATCTAAAACAAAGGCATAAGCTAATACATTCAAGTAGATAAAGAGTTAAAGACCAACAAATGCAAAATCATCACCTTCAAATCAAGGAAAAGATCCACAAAACAATAAAATGCCAACAATTTATAACCATGTATACACAACAACATGGTCACTAAAGCAGTTCCATAGTTATGCATCTATCTCTACAAGGGTTATTACAagttaacataaaaaaaaaaattatctgcAACTAAAACATCAAAATTACAGACAACTGTAGGGAATTAAACACTACATGGTCACAAAAACAAAAGGTAACAGGAATTAATTATAGGATTAGCATCAAGTGTTTTTCAACATGCCTTTATGCTTTTATGCCTGATGCACCTTTTTCAGTTTTATCGGGCTCAACTTCATTCTCGTCATCTTCTTCTTCTACCAATGTAGTAAGTTCATCCATAACCATTAACTTTAGCGACGCCTTTCTTGGTGTGAGATCAGTATTGAATCGCTTATCTAAAATATTTGAAGACAACGACAGTGAATATTAACAATGAGTACAGAGTACAGACACACATACGGGCATGCAAAACTCTAATACGGCAAAGGGACAACTAATATGGACTATGTCGCATCAGGTTGACCCGAAATACTATTATCCAATTTTttgacaaataatatgttacagttAAAAATAATTACGGAACTCACAGTCTACAATTTGAATAAAGCTATGAAGTGTATGCATCAATAATATTTTGGGCCACTTCCGACCCTTTCAACCAATCAAACTCGATTCGTATTTGctgttatatataaaaaataacccACGTGGACATGGTCATAAGTGAGTTTGCCATATTTGGCATGGAATATTGCTTAAATTCAAAAAACTAACAAGACTAAGACCTATGAAAAAACAAagaaaaagttttaagaaaacaAAAAGTTATTATGCAGCTTAGTTACTATAACTTGGAGAAGAAGTTAACCATATAATGTTCCTAATCAAAATGAAGAGTACTTACTAAGCTGTTTGAGCATGTCAGTAAAGGTTGCCTGCAAAATATAGAAAAAAAATTCAACACAGTCAGTGCTTGAAATATAGGGCAGACTTGAACAAACGCACTATAAAAGTCAACTTCAATATCAATAGCTTAAGATTGACCCGTCGAAATTTGGAAAGTATGACGAAATCAATATACATCTAGCCAATCTTGCTtcattgaaaaaaaataaaaataaaaaaccaaGTGGAATAGATTCTTATTCTTACCGTATTAAAATCAACTTCTTTAAGGGTCTCACAAACTGCAGCTTTGAGTTCATCATCACCAGGCTTTTGCTTTTCTTCTTTCGGTTTCTTCTTCTCTTTAACATCCTTTTTCCCTGTTATATATGTAACCATAATATATCAAAGTTGTACAACAGATAAAGATTTCAATTTCTAGGAACACATGATACTGCCACCCATAAAGAACACATGATATCAAGACAAAAGATGACAATTTATGCTCACCAGCTTTCTCTTTGGAATCAGATTTTTTGGGAGTTGAAGGCTTCTCATCAACCAATTTAGTTTTTATCTTTCTTGAGAAGGTGTGTTGGAAGGCATCACCTTCATACTTATGAGTAGGAGTAGACTGCTTCGGTGTTGTTTCTTTCTTTGATTTAGTTTTCAAAGATGATGATTCCTTTTTGGATGGAGGTTTTCCGGAACTCCGTTCCCGCTTCTTACTGTTTTCTCCAGACTCGGGTTCAGATGATGCATGTGGTTCTTCACTTTCAGACTTCTCTGGCCCACCATTCACATTCTTGGGTTCATTGTGTTTTTCCTCTTCCCCCTcttcttgttcttcttcttcttctgagtcttCCATCTTGTGTTCTTCAGACGCACTTTTACTTTTCAGTTTCTGAAAATACAAACCCCGGTGAAAAAAAGAACACGTCATGAAAGAGATTTGGGATTAATATAAAACAAGCTTCTCCTCATTTTACTAGTGAACATGATTGCTGTGCAAAAACATTATCAGGCATGATATTTGGGTTCAACTCTTTTCGTATACATTTAGGAATAATAAAGGTTGCAAAAATTGCTGATCAGAAAGTAATCAGTTGGGACTTTGGAGGGAGTAATCGCCATATCGGGGATTAAATGGATATTGACTATTTTTGACTATGACCAATTTTGACCTCCCAATTAATCCGATTAATCCCTATTTATCTGATTAATCCCCCATTTATGGTGACTGAATAATTGGATATTGACCCATTAACTCCCATTGACCGAGGGTTGACCGAGGGTTGACCGAGGGTTGACCGATTCTTTACTCATGTTGATTTATGGTTTAGACTTCTCCAGAAACCGAATAATCGCCGATTAATTCCGAGTTTTAAAACACTAGGAATAAATAATAATAGAGTGTACCTTTGACGAGTTCTTCGAAGGCTTAACCTCAGAAGTTGGACTTTTCCTGCTCGACCTCTTGCGCTTGCTGCTTGACTGATAAATATGTTTATATGAGAGATAATATTGGAATACTAGAAATCAACATTTTTAGGAACTTAGGCCAAAATGTTGTACCTGTTTTTTCTCTTCAAGCAACTTACTAGTTGTGGCATGAGGAACCAACATAAAATCTATTAGCTTTTCAATAACATGTTCCTGCATACAAAGTAGATATAAAGTCATTCTGGTTTAACCATATAATATAAACAGAATGACATGCTCAATGATG of the Rutidosis leptorrhynchoides isolate AG116_Rl617_1_P2 chromosome 5, CSIRO_AGI_Rlap_v1, whole genome shotgun sequence genome contains:
- the LOC139848119 gene encoding nuclear transcription factor Y subunit B-3-like; amino-acid sequence: MADSDNESGGGHNGDHSLREQDRFLPIANVSRIMKKALPANAKISKDAKETVQECVSEFISFITGEASDKCQREKRKTINGDDLLWAMTTLGFEDYVEPLKVYLQRFRDMEGEKTALAGAGRQGGERETAGGSGNGSVVNMGNNNGGGGGGGMYGSMTGHQSHHNHQGGHVYGSGGYYQMGQNPNGKMDSVYPGSGSFNGRPR